A stretch of DNA from Pseudonocardia hierapolitana:
CCGGGTCGGCGTGGCGGTGGTACAGCTCGGTGAACGCGTCGGGGTCGCCGGCCCGCGCCGCCGCCCAGAGCGCGACGTCCTCGCCCGGCGGCGCGGTCGCGGCCGGTGCCCCCTCACTGGTCGTCATACCCGATCATTGCCGGCACCGGCCCCCGCGTTGCACGGAGCGCCGACGGGCTCAGACCGTGACGGGCTTCTGCTCGGTGCCGGTGGCGGCCGACGCCGCCGGTGCCGTCGCGGAGGCTGCGGACGGCGACGAGTCGTGGCCCGCGGTCAGAGTGGTTCGCCGAACGTCACCGTGACCTGCTCGTACCCGAGCGAGCGTGCCAGCGACGTCAGCATGTCGCGGGTGTTGGCCTCGGCGCGAGCGGTGAGGTCGCTCGCCCGCGCGGTCTCGTCCAGTTTGCGCGCCGCCAGCTGGTAGAGGTCCTCGTCGTCGACGGGGTTGTTCTGCAGGACACCCGCGAGCCGCTCGACGACGCCACGCTCGCGGCCGACCACCCGGGTGGCCGCCGGGTCGAGGGTGGACGGCGCCAGCCGCGCGGGTGGCAGGGTGAAGGTCACGGCGCTCTGGTCGGCGGACGCGTTCACCCGATCCGGCCCCAGCCCGGAGAGGTCGACCAGTGCGTCGACGTGGCCGGTGGCGAACAGCGTCGTGCGTTCGCCGCTGATCAGCGCGGGGATGTGCGGGGTGTCGCGTTCGATGTCGACGAGCACCTGGAACGTGCCGGTGGCGGCGTGGTACTCGGAGATGTCGCTCAGCGCGGCCATCAGTGGGGCCGGGCCCCGGTCCACGGTCTTCGGCGCGAAGGTGGCGGACAGCGCCGGGAACATCCCTGCGAGCTGTGCGCCGACCGGCAGCGCGATCGCCAGCGCCGCGACGGCCGCGAGGAGCTTGAGCGGAGGTCGCCTGCGACGCAGCCGGCCGCTCCACGTACTGGTGTCGGGCTCGAGCAGTCGCTGCGCCATGTGAAATCTCTCCGGTGTCGAGCGCGTGTCCCCGTGGAGAACACGCCCCGTGACCGGCCTGTGTCAAGGGGCACGGCTCAGACTCCGCTCACCCGGAACCGGCTCCA
This window harbors:
- a CDS encoding DUF4230 domain-containing protein; amino-acid sequence: MAQRLLEPDTSTWSGRLRRRRPPLKLLAAVAALAIALPVGAQLAGMFPALSATFAPKTVDRGPAPLMAALSDISEYHAATGTFQVLVDIERDTPHIPALISGERTTLFATGHVDALVDLSGLGPDRVNASADQSAVTFTLPPARLAPSTLDPAATRVVGRERGVVERLAGVLQNNPVDDEDLYQLAARKLDETARASDLTARAEANTRDMLTSLARSLGYEQVTVTFGEPL